From a single Micromonospora sp. WMMD1102 genomic region:
- a CDS encoding AAA family ATPase, with amino-acid sequence MTGRQSIVLNGDLGSGKSTVSIKLAKRLDLRRVSVGDLYREMAQQRQMTALQLNLHAELDQAVDGYVDQLQQDIADSGEQLIVDSRLAWHFFKDALKIHMITEPTEAARRVLARPSGPAESYTSIEEARAKLQERSESERNRFLVRYGVDKAKLRNYDLICDSTKASADEVVEHVIAAYEGSFGQQILRDTPPLLLLDPARIYPSQEIQGLRGLWESDFVAQVGQAGEEALEPLRIGYTGEKFFVVDGHRRLSAALRNGFKLVPGQLVAECDEPVVGGLSAIEYFRAEVGLSVIYDWDAAHGTALPLPEHILERTDAVVLAGEPGTQP; translated from the coding sequence GTGACCGGTCGTCAGTCGATCGTCCTGAACGGTGACCTCGGCAGTGGCAAGAGCACCGTCTCCATCAAGCTCGCCAAGCGGCTCGACCTGCGCCGGGTGAGTGTGGGCGACCTCTATCGCGAGATGGCCCAGCAGCGGCAGATGACAGCGCTCCAGCTCAACCTGCACGCCGAGCTGGACCAGGCGGTCGACGGCTACGTCGACCAGCTCCAGCAGGACATCGCCGACTCCGGCGAGCAGTTGATCGTGGACAGCCGGCTCGCCTGGCACTTCTTCAAGGACGCCCTGAAGATTCACATGATAACCGAGCCGACCGAGGCGGCCCGCCGGGTGCTGGCCCGGCCCTCCGGCCCGGCCGAGAGCTACACCTCGATCGAGGAGGCCCGGGCCAAGCTCCAGGAGCGCAGCGAGAGCGAGCGCAACCGCTTCCTCGTCCGGTACGGCGTCGACAAGGCGAAGCTGCGCAACTACGACCTGATCTGCGACAGCACCAAAGCCTCGGCGGACGAGGTGGTGGAGCACGTCATCGCCGCCTACGAGGGCTCGTTCGGCCAGCAGATCCTGCGGGACACCCCGCCGTTGCTGCTGCTCGACCCGGCCAGGATCTACCCCAGCCAGGAGATCCAGGGGCTGCGCGGGCTCTGGGAGTCGGACTTCGTCGCTCAGGTCGGGCAGGCCGGCGAGGAGGCACTGGAGCCGCTGCGGATCGGCTACACCGGCGAGAAGTTCTTCGTGGTCGACGGGCACCGCCGGCTCAGCGCCGCGCTGCGCAACGGCTTCAAGCTGGTCCCGGGGCAACTCGTCGCCGAGTGCGACGAGCCGGTGGTCGGCGGGCTCAGCGCCATCGAGTACTTCCGGGCCGAGGTCGGACTGAGCGTGATCTACGACTGGGACGCCGCGCACGGTACGGCGCTGCCGCTGCCCGAGCACATCCTGGAGCGCACCGACGCCGTCGTACTGGCCGGCGAGCCGGGCACCCAGCCCTGA